One genomic segment of Hymenobacter psoromatis includes these proteins:
- a CDS encoding OmpA family protein, whose amino-acid sequence MFRSLLAGLLAFVLAVSGLAARAQQAPRPAKAPPQAASRPTPPPTARPAYQQRALRGRIARRLRVRPDGTPDFPNVNKVAFFEDKKALKAIQRAERHHHYAEARTLLTQYVGQFGIENFYRNTELLWHLGQLLQRDSASARSQELAKTYFRLALKHHRTDVRRVQLYYDSLEEKTADLYVPLKVYYEVVEYRKSLNTFHPPKNVYTNMGDAINSKFPDYGPALGAGDSLLLFSSKRQMGKGVRAKVDENLYVSHRDGPTYWSDAQPLPKPINSPYNEGSACFSHDGRTIFFARCECPTCHGNCDLFTATLSADGQWSNPQSLGPLVNSPAWDSQPTLSPKEDTLYFASDRLGGFGLSDIYYTVKAKNGQWGKALNLGPTVNTRESEVSPFFHPLYQVLYFSSRGQLLNFGDFDIYKTYRVGGRWQEPRNIGPLVNGKGSEYYFTIDSQSKNLYYARSEAQDMENLDLYSFPLPMEAQPLATTQVAGTLTDSVSRRPLKGIISIIDLDNGIEVASKYLRPDGSFDFELMDGSHYAMLIQSPDAFTVEKKFALQGDTVMSLLTNSIDYKLPLIFKNIEFEAGKSGILPGMHSTLDRITVFLADHPTFRLSIAGYTDGRGDPDVNEKLSQDRAEEIRRYIERKGKINPDRIESFGYGSSKPLKDELTEADARINRRVEFRLLKPEGEKGAGGGGDWK is encoded by the coding sequence ATGTTTCGTTCGTTATTAGCTGGCCTACTGGCTTTCGTGCTGGCCGTGAGCGGCCTGGCCGCGCGGGCACAGCAGGCACCCCGCCCGGCTAAGGCACCGCCCCAGGCGGCTAGCCGCCCTACCCCCCCGCCTACGGCTCGCCCAGCTTACCAGCAGCGGGCCCTGCGGGGGCGCATTGCGCGCCGCCTGCGCGTGCGGCCCGATGGCACGCCGGACTTTCCCAATGTGAATAAAGTTGCGTTTTTTGAGGATAAAAAAGCCCTCAAAGCCATTCAGCGGGCTGAGCGCCACCACCACTACGCCGAGGCGCGCACCCTGCTGACGCAGTACGTGGGCCAGTTTGGCATCGAGAATTTTTACCGTAATACCGAGCTGCTCTGGCACCTGGGCCAGCTCTTGCAGCGCGACAGTGCCAGCGCCCGGTCGCAGGAGCTGGCCAAGACTTATTTCCGGCTGGCCCTGAAGCACCACCGCACCGACGTGCGCCGCGTGCAGCTTTATTATGACTCCTTAGAAGAGAAAACGGCCGACCTCTACGTGCCCCTCAAGGTATATTACGAGGTGGTGGAATACCGCAAGAGCCTCAACACCTTCCACCCGCCCAAAAACGTGTACACCAACATGGGCGACGCCATCAACTCCAAATTTCCGGACTACGGCCCGGCGCTGGGGGCCGGCGACTCGCTGCTGCTCTTCAGCTCGAAGCGCCAAATGGGCAAGGGCGTGCGCGCCAAAGTAGACGAGAACCTGTATGTCTCGCACCGCGACGGGCCCACGTACTGGTCTGATGCCCAGCCGCTACCTAAGCCCATCAACTCGCCCTACAACGAGGGCTCGGCCTGCTTTTCGCACGATGGGCGCACTATTTTCTTCGCCCGATGCGAGTGCCCTACCTGCCACGGCAACTGCGACCTTTTCACCGCCACGCTCAGCGCGGATGGCCAGTGGAGCAATCCTCAAAGCCTCGGCCCGCTCGTGAACTCGCCCGCCTGGGACTCGCAGCCGACCCTCTCGCCTAAGGAGGATACGCTGTATTTCGCCTCCGACCGGCTGGGCGGCTTCGGCCTCAGCGACATTTATTACACCGTGAAGGCCAAGAATGGTCAGTGGGGTAAGGCCCTGAATCTGGGTCCCACCGTGAACACCCGCGAGAGCGAGGTAAGCCCGTTTTTTCACCCGCTCTACCAGGTGTTGTATTTCAGCTCGCGGGGGCAGCTGCTCAATTTCGGCGATTTCGACATCTACAAAACCTACCGGGTAGGCGGCCGCTGGCAGGAGCCGCGCAACATTGGGCCGCTCGTAAATGGCAAAGGGTCAGAATATTACTTTACTATCGATAGCCAGAGCAAAAACCTCTACTACGCCCGCTCTGAGGCCCAGGACATGGAAAACCTGGACCTCTACTCCTTCCCGCTGCCAATGGAGGCCCAGCCGCTGGCGACCACCCAGGTAGCCGGCACGCTCACGGACTCGGTGAGCCGCCGCCCGCTGAAGGGCATCATCAGCATCATCGACCTGGATAATGGGATTGAGGTAGCCAGCAAGTACTTGCGGCCCGATGGCTCCTTCGATTTTGAGCTGATGGACGGTTCGCACTACGCCATGCTCATCCAGAGTCCCGATGCCTTCACGGTGGAGAAAAAGTTTGCCTTGCAGGGCGATACCGTGATGAGCCTGCTCACCAACAGCATCGATTACAAGCTGCCGCTTATTTTTAAAAACATTGAGTTTGAAGCCGGTAAGTCGGGGATTTTGCCCGGCATGCATTCCACCCTGGACCGCATTACCGTGTTTCTGGCCGACCATCCCACGTTCCGGCTCAGCATCGCGGGCTACACCGATGGCCGCGGCGACCCCGACGTGAACGAAAAGCTCTCGCAGGACCGCGCCGAGGAAATCCGCCGCTACATCGAGCGCAAGGGTAAAATCAACCCCGACCGCATCGAGAGCTTCGGCTACGGCTCCAGCAAGCCCCTCAAAGATGAGCTGACCGAGGCCGACGCCCGCATCAACCGCCGGGTGGAGTTTCGGTTGCTGAAGCCGGAAGGGGAGAAGGGCGCGGGCGGCGGGGGCGACTGGAAGTAA
- a CDS encoding glycosyltransferase family 9 protein, which produces MKILVLRFSSIGDIVLTTPVVRQLKTQLPGAQVHFATKPAFAKLFEASPYVDKLHLLSGSLGELVRELRAERFDFIVDLHHNLRTRLIRWQLPGVPGRAFDKLNWQKYLLVRFKIDRLPPLHLVDRYRAAAAPLGIHDDGAGLDYFIPPAQEVDVAAALPPGFRPGHYVAVAIGAQHATKRLPPDKLIELVRHLAPRPVVLLGGSEDEPIGHAIELAIAPSPIYNGCGRFSLHQSASLLRQAQFVVSHDTGLMHIAAAFKQQVFSVWGNTVPQFGMYPYRTPFEVLEVPGLPCRPCSKIGFAQCPQGHFKCMREQDLARDWPE; this is translated from the coding sequence ATGAAAATCCTCGTTCTCCGCTTCTCCTCCATCGGCGACATCGTGCTGACGACGCCAGTGGTGCGGCAGCTCAAAACTCAATTGCCGGGGGCGCAAGTACACTTCGCCACCAAGCCCGCTTTTGCCAAGCTCTTTGAGGCCAGCCCCTACGTGGACAAGCTGCACCTGCTCAGCGGCAGCCTGGGCGAGCTGGTGCGCGAGCTGCGCGCCGAGCGGTTCGATTTTATCGTGGATTTGCATCATAACCTGCGCACCCGGCTCATCCGCTGGCAGCTGCCCGGCGTGCCCGGCCGAGCCTTCGACAAGCTCAACTGGCAGAAATACCTGCTGGTGCGCTTTAAAATCGACCGCCTACCCCCCCTCCACCTCGTGGACCGCTACCGGGCCGCCGCCGCCCCGCTGGGCATCCACGACGATGGCGCGGGGCTCGATTACTTCATTCCGCCTGCGCAGGAAGTGGACGTGGCGGCGGCCCTACCCCCCGGTTTCCGGCCGGGGCACTACGTGGCGGTGGCCATCGGCGCGCAGCACGCCACCAAGCGCCTACCCCCCGATAAGCTCATCGAGCTGGTGCGCCACCTGGCCCCACGCCCGGTAGTGCTGCTCGGTGGTTCCGAAGACGAGCCAATCGGCCATGCCATCGAGCTGGCAATCGCCCCTTCACCCATTTACAACGGCTGCGGGCGATTTTCGCTGCATCAATCGGCGTCGCTGCTGCGGCAGGCGCAGTTTGTGGTGAGCCACGACACGGGGCTGATGCACATCGCGGCGGCGTTTAAGCAACAGGTTTTCAGCGTGTGGGGCAACACGGTGCCGCAGTTCGGCATGTACCCCTACCGCACGCCATTTGAGGTGCTGGAAGTGCCGGGCCTACCCTGCCGGCCATGCTCCAAGATTGGCTTCGCGCAGTGCCCGCAGGGGCATTTCAAGTGCATGAGGGAGCAGGACTTGGCGCGGGACTGGCCGGAGTAG
- a CDS encoding helix-hairpin-helix domain-containing protein has protein sequence MDNRALIKAFRLTAQLLELHDENAFKIRAYEGTATALEQLEFPVAEVERPGLPDRTGLSKTQAAKVAELLDTGTFEELQRLIDTTPPGVVELLNIKGIGPKKVRALWRDAGIEGPDQLREAAEAGTVAKLKGFGAKTQESILAALAFTDQSAGKLLFSQAEQLANDLAARLRQVPGVGAVAAAGEVRRALEIVETVEILAAAADPAPIHALLDAAPGLRTDARRSGPWAWRGTAADSGVGVAVRVVAEADFVNQLFGATGNEAHLSAPLPGAGPGQPATLRQWAKREVFSSEEAIYEKAGLQYVVPELREGLGEIELAAAHKIPRLLEDSDLRGSLHNHSTYSDGNHSLRQMATFLRDAGYEYLGICDHSQAAHYAQGLSPERVRQQQREIDELNAELAPFRIFKGIEADILGDGSLDYDAELRDTFDFIVASIHSNLKMDEQRATERLLAAIANPHCTMLGHPTGRLLLRRAGYPIDFKAVIDACAEHQVIIEINANPWRLDLDWRWVRYALSQGVQLSVNPDAHHTAGYADMRYGVLAGRKGMLTKEMTFNTKSVDEAAAYFEARKAKFRR, from the coding sequence ATGGACAACCGCGCCCTTATTAAAGCCTTCCGGCTCACGGCTCAGCTGCTGGAGTTGCACGACGAAAACGCCTTCAAGATAAGGGCTTACGAGGGTACCGCTACGGCCCTGGAGCAGTTGGAGTTTCCGGTGGCCGAGGTGGAGCGCCCTGGCCTGCCCGACCGCACCGGCCTGAGCAAAACCCAGGCCGCTAAGGTGGCCGAGCTGCTCGATACCGGTACGTTTGAGGAGCTTCAGCGCTTGATTGACACTACCCCCCCCGGCGTGGTTGAGCTGCTGAATATCAAGGGTATCGGCCCAAAGAAAGTGCGCGCCCTGTGGCGCGATGCGGGCATCGAGGGGCCCGACCAGCTGCGCGAGGCCGCCGAAGCCGGCACCGTGGCCAAACTCAAGGGCTTCGGGGCCAAAACTCAGGAAAGCATCCTGGCCGCGCTGGCCTTCACTGACCAGAGCGCGGGCAAGCTGCTGTTTTCGCAGGCCGAACAACTGGCGAATGACTTGGCCGCGCGCCTGCGCCAGGTGCCGGGGGTAGGCGCAGTGGCTGCCGCCGGCGAGGTGCGCCGCGCCCTCGAAATCGTGGAAACGGTCGAAATCCTGGCCGCCGCCGCTGACCCCGCGCCCATCCACGCGCTGCTCGATGCCGCACCCGGCCTGCGCACCGATGCCCGGCGCTCGGGCCCCTGGGCCTGGCGCGGCACGGCCGCCGACTCGGGGGTAGGCGTGGCGGTGCGCGTGGTAGCTGAAGCCGATTTTGTGAACCAGCTTTTTGGGGCGACCGGCAACGAGGCGCACCTGAGCGCGCCGCTGCCCGGCGCGGGCCCCGGCCAGCCCGCTACCCTGCGCCAGTGGGCCAAGCGCGAGGTATTCAGCAGCGAGGAAGCCATCTATGAAAAAGCCGGCCTGCAATACGTAGTGCCCGAGCTGCGCGAGGGCCTGGGCGAAATTGAGCTGGCCGCCGCGCACAAAATTCCGCGCCTGCTGGAAGACAGCGACCTGCGCGGCTCGCTGCACAACCACAGCACCTACTCCGATGGCAACCACTCGCTGCGCCAAATGGCTACTTTTTTGCGCGATGCGGGCTACGAGTACCTCGGCATCTGCGACCACTCGCAGGCGGCGCACTACGCTCAGGGCCTCAGCCCCGAGCGCGTGCGCCAGCAGCAGCGCGAGATTGACGAGCTGAACGCCGAGCTAGCCCCATTTCGCATTTTCAAGGGCATTGAGGCCGATATTTTAGGTGATGGCAGCCTGGACTACGACGCGGAGCTGCGCGACACCTTCGACTTCATTGTGGCAAGCATCCACTCTAATTTGAAGATGGACGAGCAACGCGCCACCGAGCGCCTGCTGGCCGCCATTGCCAACCCGCACTGCACCATGCTGGGCCACCCCACCGGCCGGCTACTGCTGCGCCGCGCCGGCTACCCCATTGATTTTAAGGCCGTTATTGATGCCTGCGCCGAGCACCAGGTTATCATCGAAATCAACGCTAACCCTTGGCGGCTCGACCTTGACTGGCGCTGGGTGCGCTACGCGCTCAGCCAGGGCGTGCAGCTCAGCGTTAACCCCGATGCCCACCACACCGCCGGCTACGCCGATATGCGCTACGGCGTGCTGGCCGGTCGCAAGGGTATGTTAACTAAGGAGATGACGTTTAATACGAAGTCGGTGGACGAGGCGGCGGCGTACTTTGAGGCGCGGAAAGCAAAGTTTAGAAGGTAA
- a CDS encoding exopolysaccharide biosynthesis polyprenyl glycosylphosphotransferase: MVLYKQRIYLNQFILLILDVLVILGSFRLVCYYQRGDWQFGENYSLFFAIFALLWWILAGQFAAPVAPNPSERLTTYWEKSWALVRTLILHMIVLTAGVVLLQVHLMPLRYLGVLYGLAGVGMMGGRLVLAFLRRTYRYRWGRTQNRFVMVGASRSGIDLYRFLTVHDPAANHFLGFFTDEPAPAEVSHLVLGRLSDLPAFCEHEQVDEMYFALPLDHTDSVEELSSFADDNFISFRIVPDFEGTLRKNVTVQYHDYGPILTVRRHPLGSRANQLSKRAFDLAFSGLVIGGIFPILLPILALLIKLDSPGPVFFKQMRPGKRNKLFPCYKLRTMRTDLSGTELQATKGDARVTRVGRFLRASSLDELPQFFNVWLGHMSVVGPRPNMQSQLEEYSKYIHTYAHRHTVTPGITGYAQVNGYRGETRALGAMEKRVEYDLKYVENWSLLLDLQIILKTVKNMISGEKNAY, translated from the coding sequence ATGGTACTTTACAAACAACGCATTTACCTTAATCAGTTTATTCTGCTGATTTTGGATGTGCTAGTTATCCTCGGGTCCTTTCGGCTGGTTTGCTACTACCAGCGTGGCGACTGGCAATTTGGGGAAAATTACTCGCTGTTCTTTGCCATTTTCGCCCTGCTGTGGTGGATTTTGGCTGGGCAGTTTGCGGCTCCGGTTGCGCCCAACCCGAGCGAGCGCCTAACCACTTACTGGGAGAAATCCTGGGCGCTGGTGCGGACGCTTATTCTGCACATGATAGTGCTGACGGCGGGCGTGGTGCTGCTGCAAGTGCACCTGATGCCGTTGCGCTACCTGGGCGTACTTTATGGCCTGGCGGGAGTGGGCATGATGGGTGGACGGCTGGTGCTGGCCTTCTTGCGCCGTACTTATCGCTACCGGTGGGGCCGCACCCAAAACCGGTTTGTAATGGTAGGGGCAAGCCGTAGCGGTATCGACCTTTATCGCTTCCTGACCGTGCACGACCCGGCCGCGAACCACTTCTTAGGGTTCTTCACCGACGAGCCGGCCCCCGCTGAGGTTAGCCACTTAGTGCTAGGCCGCCTGAGTGACCTGCCGGCCTTCTGCGAGCACGAGCAAGTGGATGAAATGTACTTCGCCCTGCCTCTAGACCATACTGATAGCGTGGAAGAACTGTCAAGCTTCGCCGATGATAATTTCATCAGCTTCCGCATCGTGCCGGATTTTGAGGGTACGCTGCGCAAGAACGTGACCGTGCAGTACCACGACTACGGCCCCATCCTGACGGTGCGCCGCCATCCCTTGGGCTCGCGCGCCAACCAGCTCTCGAAGCGGGCATTTGACCTGGCCTTTTCAGGCTTGGTTATCGGCGGGATTTTCCCGATACTACTTCCTATTCTGGCCCTGCTCATTAAGCTCGACTCACCGGGGCCGGTGTTTTTTAAGCAAATGCGGCCGGGCAAGCGCAACAAGCTGTTTCCGTGCTATAAGCTGCGTACTATGCGCACCGACCTGAGCGGCACTGAGCTGCAAGCCACGAAGGGTGATGCCCGCGTAACGCGTGTTGGCCGGTTTCTGCGGGCTTCAAGCCTCGATGAGCTGCCGCAGTTTTTCAACGTGTGGCTGGGCCACATGTCGGTAGTTGGCCCCCGGCCCAATATGCAGTCGCAGCTCGAAGAGTATTCCAAGTATATCCATACGTATGCTCACCGTCATACCGTGACGCCCGGCATTACGGGCTACGCGCAGGTGAATGGCTACCGGGGTGAAACCCGTGCTCTGGGTGCAATGGAAAAGCGCGTGGAATATGACCTAAAGTATGTGGAAAACTGGTCGCTGCTACTAGATTTGCAAATCATCCTGAAGACGGTGAAAAACATGATTTCTGGCGAGAAAAACGCCTATTAA
- a CDS encoding WecB/TagA/CpsF family glycosyltransferase — MLSKQLVLDSPIATGPFPEFVETILKLGAARTSAYVCCANVHMLVEAHRDTEFQQVLEKADLVTPDGGPVASIAGWRGGHPQERVAGMDLLPALLTEAARRGQSVYFYGTTDEVLQAIVARAAQELPALRIVGTCAPPFRPLTPAEEAAHTAAINAADPDLLFVALGCPRQEKWMAAHQGQVKACMLGVGQAFLVYAGLEQRLPVWARRMWLEWAYRLWLEPRRLWRRYLLTNSRFLYLMARQILARAWK; from the coding sequence ATGTTGTCGAAGCAGCTAGTGCTTGATTCGCCCATTGCCACGGGCCCGTTCCCGGAATTTGTCGAAACTATTCTGAAGCTGGGCGCGGCCCGTACGTCGGCCTACGTGTGCTGCGCTAACGTGCACATGCTCGTAGAGGCGCACCGCGATACGGAGTTTCAGCAGGTATTGGAAAAGGCTGACCTCGTGACGCCTGATGGCGGCCCCGTAGCCAGCATCGCGGGCTGGCGCGGCGGCCACCCTCAGGAGCGGGTAGCGGGCATGGACCTGCTACCCGCCCTGCTAACTGAGGCCGCGCGACGCGGGCAGTCGGTATATTTCTACGGCACCACCGATGAGGTACTGCAAGCCATCGTGGCGCGGGCGGCTCAGGAGTTGCCGGCGCTGCGCATTGTGGGCACCTGCGCCCCCCCGTTCCGCCCTCTTACCCCTGCCGAGGAAGCCGCCCACACAGCGGCCATCAACGCTGCTGACCCCGACCTGCTGTTCGTGGCGCTGGGCTGCCCGCGCCAGGAGAAGTGGATGGCGGCCCACCAAGGCCAGGTAAAAGCTTGTATGCTGGGTGTGGGGCAGGCATTTCTGGTCTACGCGGGCCTGGAGCAGCGCCTGCCAGTGTGGGCGCGCCGCATGTGGCTGGAATGGGCCTATCGCCTCTGGCTGGAGCCCCGCCGCCTGTGGCGGCGCTACCTGCTCACCAATTCCCGCTTCCTCTACCTCATGGCCCGCCAGATACTGGCCAGAGCCTGGAAATAG